From Caldanaerobius fijiensis DSM 17918:
AATGCAACAATCGAAAGGAGGTAAAATAGATGGATTACATTAAATATGTAGAAGAGCAGCAGTACAGACAGGACATACCTGACTTTAATGTAGGCGATACGGTTAGAGTGAATGTTAAAGTTATTGAAGGAAATAGAGAAAGAGTTCAGGCTTATGAAGGTATTGTCATAAGCAAAAAAGGCGAAGGGCTGAGGACTACATTTACCGTAAGAAGGATATCTTACGGTGTGGGAGTAGAAAGGACATTTTTGCTGCATTCTCCAAGAATAGATAGCATAGAAGTTATAAAACGCGGTAAAGTAAGGCGTGCCAAGTTATT
This genomic window contains:
- the rplS gene encoding 50S ribosomal protein L19, which produces MDYIKYVEEQQYRQDIPDFNVGDTVRVNVKVIEGNRERVQAYEGIVISKKGEGLRTTFTVRRISYGVGVERTFLLHSPRIDSIEVIKRGKVRRAKLFYLRNKKGKAARIKELL